The window ATACTATTGATGAGATGAAACGCTGGCAGGACATGAACACGACCAATAGTTTTTTTATGGCAGCAGTTAGGGTAGGATATGATCCGGCTGTTATCTTAAATGAATTGCATAAATATGCCTTGCATACTTATCCCAACGGTTTTCAATTAAATAACCCCCATGGAATAGAAAATAGTTGTACGGTGGCTAATGCACTTAATGAAATGCTATGCATGAGTGCAGGAAATGTAATTAGATTATTCAATGGCATTCCAAAAAAACAAAATGCAAGTTTTGAACGCATCAGGGCATGGGGTGCTTTTTTAGTTTCCGCCAATTTAAAAGATGAAATGGTTACCAATGTTAAGATCATAAGTGAAAAAGGAAAACTTTGTACACTCGTAAATCCATGGGCCGACAAAAAGGTTCTACTCATCAGGAATGGTAAAAAGGCAGAAGTCCTTAGCGGAAACAGGATTTCTTTTAAAACAAGTCCCAATGAATTGATAGAAGTACAATCTAATTAATCTTATGCCAAAAATTACAACATTTTATTTAATTACGGAGTACATTTTGAAGGGAAAAAGGCTACACTTGAATTGATTTTTTAAGTCAGGCTTGCATCGGATGTAAAAGATAGTCAATATTGTTTGAAAGGCAATTATTCAGGTGTTATAACACCTGAATAATTGCCTTTCATTTTTGTGCCATATTACAAGCGATCCTGAAAGTTTGAGTTAATGTGCTGATCCAAAGACTGAATAGAAAAATATTTGTATACTATTTTGCAGCAATATATCTGGCTTGGTACTTTTAAGCTTGCTAGAGCAAAAAAAGTATCAGTAAATATCAATGTAGTTTTCAGATTTAACCATTTTTACTTTTATTGTACCCGATAAGCCTGTTCCAAAATTAATTAACGATCAGGTAAATGTTGTCAATATGGGGATTTCGCTAAAAGTGGTTCTGCACCACTTCTAGCGAAATCCCCAAATAAATATCATACTTACTGTTTTTTTATATTTTTTACGACATACATAAAATGTACAATAAATTATCTTAGCTTCGAAGGCTGAAACTAACTGGAACTGAGCAGATATGTCTTCCCAGACTGATAAAATTTTATTCGTAAAGAACTATAAAGCATTGTGCTATTTTGCCTGGGAAATGGTAAATGATACCGATCTTGCTGAAGATTTGGTTCAGGATGCTTATGTCAGTTTTTTAAAGCATAAACAATCTATTTCCAGCGATGAACAAGCTATCAAATCCTTCCTGTATTCGGCTATACGTAATGCTGTTTACAATCTGAACCGTAAATCCAAAACGGTACAAAAATATTTTCAAAGGCAGAACTTTTCGGATATAGATGAACCCGATTACGAACACATGGTCATCAGGGCAGAGTTCATGTCGGAAGTAAATATGATTGTAGCAGGGCTTCCTGAGGCCTGCCGGAAAATTTTTAAATTAAGCTATTTAGAAGGGCTCTCTAATCAGGAAATATCAGATCAGTTGTCTTTATCCATCAATACCATCAAAACCCAAAAACAGAGAGCTTTGCGTGTTTTAAAACAAAAAATACGTCCAGAGTTTTACGTGGTTTTTACGATGTTATTTTTCCGTTAAAATTTAGTTAACTAATTGTCACCCCTTTTTGTGGTTTAGGTTTCTTATACCTGTAATATGATCCGCATCCTTGAAGTGCAGGATACTAAATATGTATTAAAGATAATCTAGATTGAAGAATTTTATGAACAGCAGAAACTGGAAAGCCCTTTTACTAGGGTTTTGTATAATCGTATGTGGATTTGAAAGCAAATCTCAAGGAATTAATTTCCAACATAACCTGGAGGAGGCCATCGGGCAAGCTAAAAAGGAGAAAAAAATGATTTTTGTAGATTTTTATACCTCCTGGTGTGCACCTTGTAAAGTAATGTCTGATGAAATTTTCCCTAAGAAAGAAGTGGGTGATTTTTATAATCAAATGTTTGTTAACGTTAAGATTCAATGTGATGACAAAGGATATGGCTTAGCGTTAGGTAAGCACTACAAAGTACAGGCATATCCCACTTTAATGTTTTTGGATACAGCAGGTAATACTGTTCATTCTATTGCTGGTGGACTAGATGTGCAGGGCTTTATTCAATTGGGTAAAACAGCTTTAGATCCTAATAAAAATCAATTGGTATTGGTCAAGGAGTGGGATTCTGGCAATCGCACACAAGCCTTCATGACTAAATATTTCAAGACACTGGTTCAATCCTACCGCTCAGATAAGGCGATATATGATTTTGAAAAATATTTTGCATCACTTTCCGGGAAACAGAAGGCCTCAACCAATACGTTTGAGCTGATGCAGATAGTTAAGAGTGTACCCTTTTCTGCTCCATTCGAATATATGGAGATGAATAAGGTGGATTATTATAAGCAACTAGGAAAGAAAAAGATAGACAGTACGATTGCGGCTTCCTATCTCTGGTACTTTAAAAATTTGCAGGCTTCCGGGTTTAGCAATAAGGATCTCAGTGACTTCAAAAATAAAATGAAGCTATTTAGGAGCAAAAAATATCCTTTCTACGATGAGTATGCTGCTTTTTACCAGGTTTTTGATTCCTATGATGCTCAAGGTAAGGATGATATTAAATTGTATATAGCAAGAGGAAATGATTTTTTGACGAAATATGGGTTGAATAATGATGCCTATACTACTTCCTTAACCCATGTACTGGGAAATTTGACCTCCGCTAAAGATGAGGGGGCTGCAGGTATTACCTGGATGGAGTCGCTACTTAAACGCAAGCAAGACCCAAAATATTTAAACACCTATTTCTATATCTTATGGCGTAATTCGCGCTGGGATCAGGCTCTTGAAGTAGGTCAGCAGATCAGGGACAACCAAATCAAGGCTGATCGTTCTACTTTAGATATTGACAAGCAGATAAAAATGGTTAGTGAGCAAAAATCAAAGCATGTTAAATAATTGCTTGAAAAAGATTAAATAATTGTCACCCTTTTTTTAGGTTTCGGTTTCTTAATCTCTAGTATATGAAGAATAACCCATTTGATATAGCTGACTTAATTGTTAAAAAGTTTCGCGGTAACCTTACCGAGGAAGAAAGTACTGCACTTTCCAATTGGCGTGATGATGATTTACGCAACAAGTTATTTTTAGAAGATTTAGAGAAAAAATCAGCCCAGGGAATTGATACGTCGGTATTTAATCAATTCGATACGGCGCGCGGCTGGGAATCTGTGCTTAAAAAACAGCAAAGAGGCACTACAGTATTCATGTGGAGGTCAATAGCCGCCGTACTTGCTGTTTTGATATCGATAACCATATATTTCCTGGTTTATCAGTTTAACGATGGTACTGAGCGGATTGTGGAGAGTAAGGATGCTAAATATAAAAATGACGTGTTACCGGCAATTTTGGGTGCGAAAGTAATCCGGGCAGACGGATCGGAGATCAAGGTAGAAGATAATATTCTTTTCTCTGCCGATGGTCACATGAACAATTCATCTACTGAAGCTATAGGCAGCGAAGCGCAATTGCTGACTAAGCTGAATACACTTGTAGTTCCTGCGGCAAACTATATCAATTTAACCTTGGCAGACGGGACGAAGGTTTGGGTTAATGCGAACAGCCGGTTAAATTTTCCTTCAAAATTTGTGGGAAATGAAAGACGCGTGACGTTGCTGGAGGGGAAGCTTATTTTGAAGTGGCCAAAGATGCTCATCGGCCATTTTATGTAGAAAGTAAGGGAGCAGAAGTTAAAGTGCTGGGTACACACTTCAATGTAATGGCATATTCTAATCAATTGGCAACTACTTTGGTAGAGGGTAGTGTGAAACTCTCTAAAGGGGATAAATCGGTCATGTTACGTCCGGGGAACGGGGAGATATAAACGGGTCATTGATTGACGTACAACCGGCTGATTTTCAAAAGGAACTGGCCTGGAAAAACAATGTGTTCTATTTCAACGGCGATAATATTGTAAAGATTGCCCAGGAGTTACAATCCTGGTATGATTTGGAGGTTTCATTTTCAAATGACATTCCACTATTACAGACCTATACAGGGGAAATCCGCAGAGACGCTAATCTTTCCGAAGTGTTGAACATGTTGGAATTTGTAAGTGACCTGGAATTTAAAGTAGATAAAAATAAGTTGTTAATCTCTAAACGAAAAATATGAAATAAACTTACTCAACTAAACCATTCAAATTTCCAAAAGAAGACAGAGGTGTTGCTGCACCCCTGTCAAGATAATTAAGCTAACCAAACGATTTACATTAACTCAATTACACAAATGTATGAATAACTTATCATTTGGTAAAGGTTGTGGTACACCCGTACACATGCCTTTTCCAATAATTTTCCGGATAATGAAAATAACAACAGCTTTAATGTTGATTTTTATGACCTGTGCGTATAGTAATGGAAAAGCACAGCGCGTATCCCTTTCCCTTCATAATGCCAAATTAGAAGAAGCTTTTAAAGAAATCAGTAAGCAAACCAGCTACAAGTTCCTGTACAATGATGCGTTATTGAAAAATGTTGAGCGAATTAACCTGAATGTTGAAAATGAAGGTTTATCGCAGGTCATGTCGAAATTATTATTGAACCGGAATATGGTTTATAAAATTATTGACCAGACAATTAGCATCAGTGCTGCGTCAGGCTCCAATGTATCAGGTAGTGGCATCGCTTTACAAGAGCCAATCAAAGGCGTTGTGAGAGATGAAGGAGGAGTTTTGGTTGGTGCATCAATTGTCGTTAAGGGGACAAACATTACAACCAGTACCAATTCCAAAGGTGAGTTTAGTATAAACGCACCTGCAAATGCAATTTTGATTGTACGCTTTATAGGTTATAAACCAAAGGAAGTAGCAGTTGCAAACAGGAAAAATATTACAATTCAACTGGAGGCTGATAATCAAACCTTAAATGAGGTGAATGTAGTTTCTACTGGTTATCAAAACATTGATCGTAAATTATTTACCGGTTCAGCAACCAGAGTCAATGCGAAAGATATAGCACGGGCAGGTGTCCCAGATATCTCGCGGATGTTAGAAGGTCAGGTCGCCGGAGTTTCTGTTCAGAACGTAACGGGTACCTTTGGTGCAGCCCCTAAGATACGTGTACGTGGAGCTACTTCTATTTCAGGAGATAATAAACCGTTATGGGTAATTGATGGAATTGTACTTGAAGATATTGTTAATATTTCCAATGAAGCACTTTCTACAGGTGACCCAAATACGTTAATCGGTTCTTCAGTAGCTGGATTAAATCCAGATGATATTGAATCCTTCAATATCTTAAAAGATGCAGCAGCTACAGCGATGTATGGTGCACGGGCCATGAATGGGGTAATCATCGTAACAACCAAAAAAGGGAGAAATACCGATGGGGCACCTCAGCTCAACTACAGCACAACGATGAGTATCTATAGTAAGCCCAGGTATGAGCAATTTAACATGATGAACTCAGGCGAGCAGATGAATGTGTTACTGGAGATGGAGCGAAAAGGATACCTTAGTCATGCCGCCTCTAAAAATTCCAAAGATGGGGGAGTATTTAATAAAATGTATGATCAGATGTACCAATACGATCCGATCAACGATTCGTTTACCTTACGCAATGATGTTGCAAGTAGACAGCAATTCTTAAAACGCTATGCCGATGCCAATACAGATTGGTTTGATGTATTATTTAAAAATTCCCTGATGCAGGAGCACTCATTGAGTTATTCATCGGGTAATTCCAAATCTCAAACCTATGCTTCAACCAGCTTTATGAATGATGCCGGACAGACCGTTGGTGATAGGGTGAAACGATTTACAGCGAACCTACGCACAAACTTCAAATTGAGCGACAAATTCTCTGGCGAGCTATTGTTCAATGGGTCTATTCGAGATCAGCGCACTCCAGGTACCTTGACCAGAAGTGCAAATACATCCACTGGTGGATTCTCGAGGAACTTTGATATCAATCCTTACTCTTATGCGATGAATACAAGTCGCTTAATGACGCCATATAATGAGGACGGAAGTTTAGAGTATTTCAGGCGTAATTTTGCCTCATTCAATATCCTGAATGAACTGGAAAATAATTATATCGAACTGGGATTAAATGAGCTTAAGGTACAGGGAGGTTTTAAATATAAAATACTTCCACAATTAACCTACTCTGTTGATGGTTCTTACCGTTATGCCTCCACTATGAGGAAGCACTATGTCATGGAAAATTCCAATATGGTACTGGCTTACAGGGCACATGGCAATGATCCATTTATTATGGAAAACAATCCATTCTTATTTAGGGACCCTAACTTGCCAACAGCAGCCTTGCCATTTGTCACGCTACCTGATGGTGGCTTTTATAATGCCAACAGTGATAATCTAAAGAGTTACTATGTGCGTCACAATTTGGAGTACGATGCTAAATTTAAGGGAAAACATCGCCTGAATTTATTTGGGTCGATGGAGCTACGTTCAACAGACAGGCAATATGACAATTTTGATGGAGTAGGTTATCAGTATACCAACGCAGGCCTGGTACATCCCGACTATAAATACTTTCAGGATGCGATGTACCAAAACCGGCCATACTTTGGAATGGGTTATTCAAAGGATCGCTTTGCTGCGATGATGTTGCGCGCAGCATATGCCTTTGCAGATAAATACAGTTTCAATTTCACGACTCGTGTAGACCGTTCGAATATGCTAGGCAAGACTACAGCGAAAAGTAAAGCATTAGGCTGGTTACCAACCTGGAATATTTCAGGGGCGTGGGATATCGACCAGGAAAAATTCTTTAAACAAGACAACTGGCTAATAGGTGGCGCCCGTATACGTGGTACCTATGGTTTGGTCGCCAATTTAGGAAATGCCAGAAACAAGTCCGTTTTGTATTTTAATGGCATCACCATGAGGCCCATTGAAGCCGATAAGGAACAGTATGTCAATATTGGCTCCCTGGAAAATGCCGACCTAACCTGGGAAAAACTATATGAAGGTAATATTGGAGCGGATCTGGCTATGTTCAATAGGAAAATTGATGTTACCCTGGATTATTACAAACGCAATATCTTCGACTTGATAGGGCCTGTTACAACATCTGGTTTAGGGGGCAGGTAATCAAGACAGCCAACTATGCAACTATGTCTGGACAGGGATTTGAAGCAACCATTGCAGGCTATCCAATCAAAAAAGGAGATTTCAAATGGCGTTCTTCCTTCAACTTTGGATGGAATAAGAACAAAATTACCAAACTGGAAATTAACCCGGTCATCAATGATCTGGTACGTGCTGAAGGAGGCCCACTTGAAGGCTACTCCCAACGCGGTTTATTTTCCGTTCAATTTGATGGCTTAAACCCGGAATATGGTTATCCAACATTTATTTCCGAGACTGGGGTACGCAATGCGCTACGCCTTGATTTCCAAAGTACAAAAAAAGATTTCTTAATATACCATGGGCCGGTAGATCCTACCTTCACGGGAGGTTTTTATAACCAGTGGGCTTATAAAAACTTCTCTTTATCTGCATTATTTACATTTAGTGCTGGAAATTATGTGCGTCTAGCCCCTGTCTTTGGGTCGGAGATGAGCGATGATATTGGAATGAACAAAGAGTGGTTAAACAGATGGATGGTGCCAGGTGATGAAAAATACACCAATATACCTGCCACCATCGACCCATTGGTCGCTTTCTTTCAAATGTCAACTAACCCAGGTTATCCATATAGTGCCTACAACCTATCTGATGCACGTGTGGCAAAAGGAGATTTTATTCGCCTGAAAAATATTACCCTGGGCTATAGTTTGCCTAAGTCTATAACAGAGCGGTTAAAAGTGAGAAATATCGATGTAGCCATTGTAGGCAATAATATTAGCCTGTTGTATGCTGACAAGAAGTTAAATGGGGCTGATCCAGAATTTTTTGGTAGCGGAGGAGTCGCTTTACCGGTTCCAAGACAGTTTACATTTTCCCTAAAAGCTGGTTTTTAACAATTAAAATGCAATCTAATGAATATAAGAACACTATATAGCATATTGGGATTTACATTCCTTGTACTGATGACACAAGGCTGTAAGAAATATTTTCAGGTTAATCCGGATATGCGTACCGAAATGGATTCTGCCGATAAGGTGGGGCAATTACTGGTTACTGCTTACCCTTCTACAGATTACTTTCTATTTGGGGAGACTGCTTCGGATAACGCTACGGATAAAGGACCTGGAGCTTATGCAACCAATGATGTGGCACGCGGTAGCTATTATTGGGAGGAACTTACGCGGGCAGACGACTCCTATTCTCCAAGCAAATACTGGTTGGATATGTACAAAGTCATTGCAGCAGCCAATCATGCCATCGAAGCAGTGGATGACAACGGTTTTGGCATTAAAGGGCAACAGTTCAAAGGAGAAGCATTAATCTGCAGGGCATACGCACATCATATGTTGGTTTCTCTATTTTCCAAAGCTTATCAGATTGGAGGAGACAATGCTACCTACGGGATACCTTATTTGACTACACCCGAAAAAAATGCCATCCAAAACTACGACCGTGGAACGGTGGCCTCTGTTTACCAAAATATTGAGAAGGACCTTTTAGCAGGCATGAAGTTGATTCGAGGTATAACCTTCAAGTCTTCCAAATTCCATTTCAATGAGCAGGCAGTTAATGCCTTTGCTGCCCGCTTTTATCTTTTCAAAGGAGATTATGATAAAGTAATCCAATACAGCTCGGCTATTTTTCCAGAAAATAATTTCAAGCAAAATATTCGTCCGGTGGCAGGTGCATGGAAAGCAATAGGAAATCCAAACCAGCAATTTGGCAGTTCTACGGCAAATTACAATCTATTGATGGCTAATGTATTTACCAGGTTTGCATACTCATCTGGTGCAAATCGCTACGGAGGGGGTAAACTATTTACGTCCATGATTACCGAAAAAAATGTAACTGGAAAAGGGTTCTTCCAATACCTGACATCAACTGGTGGCGATGCTGAAAAACCAAACCTGAACAAATATCCGGAATATCGGGCAGACGAAAATTATTACAGTGTACAGGTATTGTTTTCAGCAGATGAAGCCCTGATGAACAGAGCTGAGGCCTATATCTACAAAGGACAGTATGATTTAGCATTGAAAGATCTAAACGATTTTGCAGCAGTACGCATTGATGCTTATGATGTGAGCCAACACGCCATTACCCAGCAAAAAGTCCTGGATTTCTATAACACCACGGACATCAAAGAAGGCCTAATTAAAACGGTATTGGATTTTAGGCAAAAAGCATTTGCTCATGAAGGTTTGCGTTGGTTTGACATCAATCGCTATGGAATTGAGATTGTGCATAAATATTATGATAGCAATATGGTTGAGACCACGGATATACTAAAAAAGGATGATCCAAGACGTGTTTTTCAATTACCGGAAAGTAGCTCCCTCTCTGGCCTACCCAAGAACCCAAGATAAAATGAAGGAAATAAATAAACATATAAATAGAATATGATTATGAAAAAATATTATATACCGCTTTTTTTGTCACTTATCATTAGCGCTGCAGGCTGCAGAAAAGCTGAAAAAATTGATTTTCAATTCAATAAAGATTTGGACTATGTCCCTATTGAATTAGATAATTGGCTATCGGGGAATTTCACCAATCCTTATAACATGGAGATCGTCTATCGGTTTGACCGGTATAAAATGGGGGAATTAAAACAAAATTTATCCCCTGCAAAGGAAGAGAAAGTGAAGGAGCAAATGGAGATGATCAGGAATGGATTCATTGTTCCCTTTGAAAAAGCTGCAGGTTCGGTTTTTGCGAAAACTTATTTTCCTAAAGAATGGGTCTTATCTGGTTCCTATGCGGTCACCTCAGATGGGCGTATATTAGCCCTTTCTTCCGGGGGACGCAGTATTACTATATATGAAGTAAACACTGCTGATACGACAAATGCTGAGGTAACCCGGGCGAAGTTAAAGACTGTTCATCATGAGTATGCCCATACCCTGACACAGATTATTCGTATCCCGCGCGAGTTTGAATCCATCTCCGAGGCAAACTATTCTGCAGATTGGCGCAGTAGTTTTACCTATCCTGATGCAATAAATGATGCACAGGGCTTTGTATCACGCTATTCAAGGGCCAATGTAATGGAAGATTTTGCGGAGACTGCTGGATTTCTATTGGTATATGGACAGCTCTGGTATGATACCCGCGCTGGAAAAATACCTGCTTCAGGTTATGATATCCTGAAGAAAAAAGAAGCTGCATTAGTCAAATTCTACAGGGATAGTTATGGGGTAGATTTCAGAAGGGTACAACGTGAAATGGCACAGGCCATGTATACCCGCTTTAACGATAAGCAAAAGCAGTCTTTTGCCTACTGGTTTTTTGATCAGGCTACCTTCACTTACACCTTGCCCTACAACACAGCGGTGAGTTCAGCGGATTTAAAAACGAAGGTAAACAATTTCATTACCAAGGCGCCCTTGGCAGCCAATACCCAATTCGACAAGTATGTTGTAAAAGATCTGACTTTCCTATTTACACCCGGAGCTTTAATTCCAAATAGTAATGCCAAACAAGGGGATTTGATTATCAGGGTTGGTTATCAGCGTAATACGGCCCCAGTAGCCTATGCCGATTATACGTTTAAATATTTAACAAACCCGGCAAACAACACGGTTAAATTTGATAAATCTACTCAAGGTACGGATGTAAACCAAAATGCGAACGCAAAATTGTTTATGACCCCTTTTATGGACGAAATAGCCAGCTATTTCACCAGTGGGAACTTTGTCCCGGAATGGTCTATAGATGCCCCTTCCCGAACAAGATTAGATGAATTCTTTTTTGATTTTGGTGGTTTCTATAAAGAAGCAGATAAGGGTAGTTATATCAATTTCCCCTTACAAAGAGCGAGAAAATAGTATAAACAGTAGAAGTCTAATAAAATAAGAAGATGAAAAAATTAAATAAACTTTTGTTTCTGGGTGTATTATTGTTCTTCGGTTGCCGTCGGGAGGATATTGACTTAGTTTTTGATAAAACGCCTGACCAGCGTATGGGGGAGTTACAAAAAGAAGTTAAACAGCAGTTGGTGGAAGCAAAATATGGTTGGCGGGTGCTTAGCTCAACCTTGACCAAAGGGACATATGGATTTTATATGGATTTTGATGCAGAGGGGAAGGCAGATCGTGTCCGTATGGTTTCCGACATTGACAACGTGTCAAGTAAGGTAGTACGCACTTCTGGTTACCGCGTGAAATTGATTAACGCTCCCATGCTTTCTTTCGAGACATACACCTACATCCATCAACTTGCAGATCCTGACCCTGGTGTAATTGGCGGTGAATATGGGGATGGCTTAAAAGCGGATATTGAGTTTGAACTGCAGCGCACAACTCAAGACTCTTTGTTCTTCAAAGGTCGTAAATTCCGTAGTGATATGATATTAATCCGTGCGAGCCAGGAAGAGCAGCGGGTGTATCTCTCTGGTAATTTCCTGAGCGTGATAAATGAGGTAAAAAGCATATTTGCAAACAATCAAATCTCCTTATTCGACCACGCAGGTGTGACCTACCAGCTGACAATCAACTCCGATTCACGCACACTAGGTATCATGAGTTATGTTAATGATAAAATAGTAACAACCAATGATTTATTTTCTTATACCGCTGACGGGCTTCAAATAGGTAAAGGCATACCATTATTAAATGGAGATGTCATTGCTAAAATTTTACTCCTCGGAGGTAAATTGTATGCAATTACTGGCAAAGGGGACAAACATGAAATCCGGGGTTCCCAAACACCCTTATTGCCACTGGCAGACATGATGGGTAGCATGTATGCCAGAGTATTCTCTCCATTCAGGGTGCAGTACCCTGGGACCAACGCTGCTGGCGCAAATATTCTATATCAGGTACATAGGCAGATCCCAGATCCACCAGTAGCAGGTGGTGCTTCAAAAATTGACCTGGATTTGCAATGGGACACAGCAAATAAATACATTTACCTACAAGGCTATATGTATTATTCTGCTACACCTACGATGACGCGATACCGGTATAATTATACGTATGATAAAACAACAGGCTTATTCAAACTGAGCAATAAGGTGGTACAGTCTACAGGGTTTGCTTCTGTAGGATTAATGGACACTTTCCTTTTGAATAATGAATTCAAATTAGAATACTATTTTGACAGTGGAAATGCTTACGGACGAATAGTAAGTAAGGACGGGAATGTTACTATGACTTTGATGCCCCTTAAATAATCAATCCGAGCTTTAAAGGTAACCCATGTAAACTAGCATCAGTTATCGATGAACAAATGAGTGGAGTATTTTTATTTTTTACTCATTAGGATACATTAGTGGCAAGTGATTATAAATCTAGTAGGGTTTCCCGGTAAAATTCGGTGCTAGCGGTAGGTCGTAAGGAAATGGGGACGACGCACTATTAGCGAAGTCCCCATTGTTAACCAATTTTTTAAGAAAAACATTCACAATTGGTGAATAAATTAGGGTCTTGGTAGTAGTGGCCAGTTATGGAAAAAAATGTCTTTAGCTACTTGTTGGAGAATCACTATAAGGTGAAGAGGGTAAGACAGGAACTGGACAATGTTTTGCTCTGTGAGGGATTGGAGCCGCAACGGATACAGTATGATAATAAAAAACACTGTCAGAGGCACTTGCCTTGCCTTCATTAGAACTATTAGCGGTCTTTGGCAGGGTCATTTTACCAAAGTCTTTCCTAGTCTCTCAAAGGTAAGTTTGGCTTTAATGGAGGGTTCGAATTCCTCTATTTCGTCAATAAGCTTTAAGGTCAATGCTTTTTGGTTTTTCCAAATCGTTGTAAAACTACACGATTTTTGAATCTGCAGAATCACAATTTATTGTTATATTTAAGTAACGTAATCAACTTAGTGTTTCCATTCAATGTCTAACCAAGATACTTCGCTCTACCAATCTGCTAAAAAGATCTGGCGCACTGTTGTTAAAGAAAAACCCAATCGTCCCTACGAGCTTGAGCTACAACTTGAACTCCATAAACGTCTTCTACATCTCTTCCAGCCTGGTACTTACTATTATTATATATTCAATATTTTCCAGGCCGAACTTGAGTTCGTCAGCCCTAGTATCAGCCATGTGCTGGGTTACATACCAGAAGAAATGGATATTCTTCGGTTACTCGACATCCTGCATCCACAGGATAAACCTTATTTCCTTGAGTTCGAACGTCGGATCACAGAGTTTTTTGTCTCACTCCCGTTCGAAAAAATCCCTAAATACAAGATGCAGTACGACCTGCGTATGAGGGCAAAAAATGGTAGCTATATAAGGCTCCTTCACCAGGCGGTGCAAATTGACTATGACGAAAAAGGTTATTACCGTACCTTAGATATAGATACTGATATTACGCATATAAAGCCAGAGGGGACACCCTGTTTTTCGATTATTGGGTTGGATGGTGAACCTTCCTATTTTAACATTAGCACC is drawn from Pedobacter sp. HDW13 and contains these coding sequences:
- a CDS encoding substrate import-associated zinc metallohydrolase lipoprotein translates to MKKYYIPLFLSLIISAAGCRKAEKIDFQFNKDLDYVPIELDNWLSGNFTNPYNMEIVYRFDRYKMGELKQNLSPAKEEKVKEQMEMIRNGFIVPFEKAAGSVFAKTYFPKEWVLSGSYAVTSDGRILALSSGGRSITIYEVNTADTTNAEVTRAKLKTVHHEYAHTLTQIIRIPREFESISEANYSADWRSSFTYPDAINDAQGFVSRYSRANVMEDFAETAGFLLVYGQLWYDTRAGKIPASGYDILKKKEAALVKFYRDSYGVDFRRVQREMAQAMYTRFNDKQKQSFAYWFFDQATFTYTLPYNTAVSSADLKTKVNNFITKAPLAANTQFDKYVVKDLTFLFTPGALIPNSNAKQGDLIIRVGYQRNTAPVAYADYTFKYLTNPANNTVKFDKSTQGTDVNQNANAKLFMTPFMDEIASYFTSGNFVPEWSIDAPSRTRLDEFFFDFGGFYKEADKGSYINFPLQRARK
- a CDS encoding DUF4302 domain-containing protein, which gives rise to MKKLNKLLFLGVLLFFGCRREDIDLVFDKTPDQRMGELQKEVKQQLVEAKYGWRVLSSTLTKGTYGFYMDFDAEGKADRVRMVSDIDNVSSKVVRTSGYRVKLINAPMLSFETYTYIHQLADPDPGVIGGEYGDGLKADIEFELQRTTQDSLFFKGRKFRSDMILIRASQEEQRVYLSGNFLSVINEVKSIFANNQISLFDHAGVTYQLTINSDSRTLGIMSYVNDKIVTTNDLFSYTADGLQIGKGIPLLNGDVIAKILLLGGKLYAITGKGDKHEIRGSQTPLLPLADMMGSMYARVFSPFRVQYPGTNAAGANILYQVHRQIPDPPVAGGASKIDLDLQWDTANKYIYLQGYMYYSATPTMTRYRYNYTYDKTTGLFKLSNKVVQSTGFASVGLMDTFLLNNEFKLEYYFDSGNAYGRIVSKDGNVTMTLMPLK
- a CDS encoding LuxR C-terminal-related transcriptional regulator — encoded protein: MSNQDTSLYQSAKKIWRTVVKEKPNRPYELELQLELHKRLLHLFQPGTYYYYIFNIFQAELEFVSPSISHVLGYIPEEMDILRLLDILHPQDKPYFLEFERRITEFFVSLPFEKIPKYKMQYDLRMRAKNGSYIRLLHQAVQIDYDEKGYYRTLDIDTDITHIKPEGTPCFSIIGLDGEPSYFNISTDVDLRPSTDPFTPKEREVLKLVISCFNSKEIAEALFISPHTVNAHRKNILRKAQVRTPQELIRKAFEAGWV